Genomic window (Streptomyces sp. LX-29):
GGGGGCGGCCACCGTGGTGTGGCCGGCGAACCCGATGCCGCCGTGGGTGCCGGTCCAGTTGGCGTACGCGATGTACAGCTGGCTCTCGAAGGCGCGGGCGGGCACCAGGGTGCGGGCGACGAAGTCCCAGGGGCGCATCAGCCCGGTGGGCACCAGCAGGAGATCGGTGCCGGCCACCCCGTGCGCCCGTACGGCCTCCGGAAACTCGACGTCGTAGCAGATCAGCAGGCCCAACGTCAGGCCGTTGTAGGAGGTCTGCACCACCCCCTGCTCGCCGGGGGTGAACATGGCGCGCTCGCCGCGTCCGTACAGGTGTGTTTTGCGGTAGACCGCGAGGGTGTCACCCTGGGGGGAGACCAGCCGGGCGGAGTTGTAGAGCTCCCCGCCGTCGGTC
Coding sequences:
- a CDS encoding carbon-nitrogen hydrolase family protein; this translates as MRIACQQAACGTTGLTHSLDQLRQAARRAAEAGAELLVTPEISIGGYPLLMSNLKEACGPVDGPQCAEVDAIAREFNLALVHGWPETDGGELYNSARLVSPQGDTLAVYRKTHLYGRGERAMFTPGEQGVVQTSYNGLTLGLLICYDVEFPEAVRAHGVAGTDLLLVPTGLMRPWDFVARTLVPARAFESQLYIAYANWTGTHGGIGFAGHTTVAAPDGSSQALPEQGEGLLVADVDPAVLRRARAATTYLQDRRPELYSS